TttctacaattttttttattaaaaatagctattttttatatataaaaatactttttttcaaaaaaaagggTTCAAGTGAAAACTCCTTTTATCACGAAAagtcgaaaactaactaaaaaaacctaaaaaatataccagttttttttttttttttttacaatttataataaaaatcactattttttatatataaaaaaacatctttttcaaaaaaaaaaaaaattgtagtgcacatgtgcaataatacacatgtgtagtatacatatattgcacatgtgcagtacaagttttttttaaagtttttttatatacaaaaactagcgaaaatttataaaaaaattggtacggtttttaggatttttttagttagttttcgggTTTTCACTTTAACTAGATGTTTTCAATTGAaccctcctatatatatatatatatatatatatatatgtgttagGTTTCGAGTTTATCCATCAGATTAAGTTTAATAGTTCTAGTAAAGGAAGAGGAACCGATGGAGAGACGGAGGCCGGAGAATGAAGGAAGAGGAAACGTCAAGACTAACTAGGAGGACATCACTaagtattttgttacaaaacttccTGAAAACTGCAACTCGTTCGATCTTTCGAACATGTTTAGGAATTACGGTAATGTAACAGGGGCTTACGTGGCTAGGAAAAGAGACAAGGAAGGAAACATCCTCGGGTTTGTGAGCATGAAGGGGGTGGCAGACAAGAAGGAATTGGAGAGATCCCTAAACACAATACGTATGGAGAACTATAAGATTAAGGTTAACATTGCAAAGTTCACTCGGGAGAACCAAGGTAAGACATCGGAGCATAACAACCCCAAACAGATACAACAACCACAACCGGCATACCCAATACGTCATCCGGCGAATCCGAACCCCTTGCTTCAACCAAGGAACGGGAAGACTTACGCCGACATGGCGAGGACAGAAAAGACCATGGAGATCGCTCCGGATGTGGATGAATTTAATTTGTGGCATGGGCGGGCACTGATTGGAACAACGATTGATTTCACTATTCTCAGGACCTTCAATATTCTTCTCAAAAGGCTGGTATCACCAACACCAGTATCCAGTACTTGGGAGGATGCAACCTAATGCTAGTTTTCGAATCAACGGACGAGGCAACAAAGTTTTTTTAGTAATAAGACGCAATGGGGAGAATGGTTCTGTAGGCTGGACATTTGGGAAGGGCAATCCTTGCCTTATGAACGAATTGCCTGGCTCAAGATCTATGGATTCCCGTTACATCTTATGCAGAATAAGATCTTCAATGACATCGGTACTCAATACGGCAAACTCCTTCACCCCTCTCAATTGGATGGTAATGATGCAAATCTTTCGTACGAATGTATTGGTGTGCTTGTGGACAAGGGAGAGAGGATATCTGACACCATCACcctaaaatggagagggaaggccTTTAAAATCTGGATTGTGGAAGAATTAGAAGAATGGATACCTGATTGTCTGAAAAACCTTCCCGATTCGGATAAGAACGATATGGAATTCAGTCCGGTAACCAGTGGAGAAGTATTGGGGGACTTTCAAAACTCCGACGAAAACATGGATTCCGACCGATTATCGGCCGAATCAGAAAGTACAGACAACGAAGGGTCAGACGAGGATGGATCGGAAGACGAAGCGGATGACGTTCTCGTGGATGACACGCCAATCCGTATTCACATGGATGTAGGTTTCGAAAAGGCAACTCCAGGCATTATTGTGCATAGGGAAGGTCCCATGGAGAAAGTATCGAATATACTACATACAACTTTTGAGGATTCAAACCCCAAGGTGGGTTTTAATGTAGGTGGAACGACATCAACTGGCTCACATGGGGAGAGGATTTTAGGCCCTAAAAGATTTAAATTAAGAAGGTCAAGGCCCAGGTCAAATTACAATATAGGAAGCCCAAATGTGGGATCTGATGAGCCCAGAGCAAAAAAAAAGGCCCAGGTCTTCTACACCCAATAAAATCGATGGCCAACCAATAGCCACGTTTCAATATCCTTTTCCACCTGTTAGCATCTACAACTTACAGGAGACTGGGGCAGAAGCAGAACAAGAGCAGGTAAGGATTTTGGAAGAAGGGGTAATTGAAGAAGGGGCATAACCAGTGAACCATGATTGACAAGTAGATACCATACACCCAGAGGCTGTGGAGATCGATGACACGATTATTGTCGGCCAAGGCATGGGGATCAATCTCGCCAATCATGCAAAGCTAGTGGAATTGGAAATCAAGGATGAAGGAGTGGACGAGGTTCTACAATGAATTTGCTCAGTATAAATATCAAAGGGGCCGGAAGCTCGGGGAAGGCCGATTGGATCAGGAGGTTAAAAGTAGACCATGGTATTACAATCATATGTATGCAGGAAACAATGTATGCAGAAGGTAACAGAATTTGTTTTGGTAATTTCAGGGGCAAACACAAAACACAATTTTGCAGTTGAATGGGTTAACGCTTCTGGTCGGTCGGGGGGATTGGCCACCCTTTGGGATCCCACTATCTTACACATCACAGATTCAGTCAAGGATCAGAATTTCCTGCTGGTATCAGGGTTGGTTATGGGGGTCGGTGGCATGTTCAATATATTAAACGTCTACGCACCACAGACGTCAAGCGGGAAGCGAGATTTATGGGAGAAAATCGAAAATCTAAAGTGAATCAGGGGAGGGTATTGGGTAATTCTGGGGGATTCAACTCTGTTAGAGTGCCAGAAGATAGAAGAAATTCTAGATTCGATGCGGTTGCAGCAGCTCACTTCAACAGTTTCATTCATAATGCCAATCTTTATGAATACATTTTGGGAGATCGGATGTTTACCTTTAGATCCATGGATGGTGACAAGCTCAGTCGAATAGATAGAATTTTTGTTTGCTCTGACTTTTGGAACAAATGGCCAAAAGCATCTTATCGTGCCTTGGCGAGAGATCTCTCGGATCATAGCCCATTAATTATTCTCTCTGCTCACAACAATTTCGGTAAGATTCCTTTCAAATTCTTTAATTCATGGTTAGAATATCCTGAGTTGTGCAACGTTATTCGTAAAACTGCGAATGAGTTCCACTACGAAGGACATGCCGATGTTAGGTTAGCTAAGAAACTAAGGGCAATTAAGGAAGAGGTAAAGAAATGGATCAAAGACAAGAATGACAAAGAACTAGAGGCCTTGAAAAAGGCAAAGGAAAATGTGAAGACTTAGATGCGACAGTCGAAATAAGAGATCTGACATACGTTGAGCGCAAGCTAAATTTGGATTCGAAAAAAATAATTGCtaaaataaatgataaaaaaatgaTCGATTTAAGACAAAAGGCGAGGGTTCGGTGGGCCTCGTTGGGTGATGATAATTCGGCTTACTTTCATGGATGCATCAATAGCCGTATCGGGCGTAGCAGGATTAATGGGCTGACTATTAACAATGAGTGGTGTATTAATCCAGCATCTATAAAAACTGAAGCTATGGTTTTTTTCGCAAATCGGTTCAAGGAACCAACTGAAAACAGACCTCAATTCCACTGCTCACATCTTAAAACCTTATCGAGCGCGGATATTGAATTTCTGGTTGAGCCTTTTAACATTGTGGAAGTGAAGGAAGCTGTTTGGGCTTGTGGGGATGACCGGGCCCCAGGGCCTAGACGGTTTCAATTTCAGATTTATCAAATTCTTTTGGGACGTATTGGGCGAAGATTTCTTTAACGTGTTACAACATTTTCATGAAACCGGAGTTATTAGTTATGGATGTTCATCATCTTTCATTACACTAATTCCTAAGTCCAATAATACCTCAAATCTTAATGAGTTTCGGCCAATAAATCTCATCGGATGCATCAGTAAAGTTATATCCAAAGTATTGGCCAACAGACTTAAAGTGGTCATTCACTCGATTATATCCGAAGAGCAATCAGCATTTCTTTCCAACCGTAACATACTCGATGGGCCGATGATCATCAACGAAGTTCTTTCTTGGGTTAAACAGGCAAGGTCCAAGGCTATGCTATTGAAGGTTGATTTTAATAAAGCCTTTGACTCCATATCGTGGTCATTTATTGACTCGGTACTGGAACAAATGCTCTTTCCGACCAAATGGAGAGCTTGGATTAAAGGTGTTCTAAGGTCTTCCCATTCATCAGTGCTTGTAAATGGATCTCCTACAAAAAATTTTTGCTATGAACGTGGCGTTCGTCAGGGAGACCCTCTATCCCCTTTTATTTTTATTCTTGCAATGGAGGCCTTCTCCTCATTTGTGACGAGCGCTTCTGAGATGGGGCTAATCCGTGGGATTCCTATTCCTAATGGAGGTCCGTCGGTAAGCCACCTAATTTTTGCTGATGATGTGCTTATTGCAGGTGAATGGTTGCAATCGAATGCAAGAAATATAAGAAGGATAATGCACTATTTCGCTCTTGTTTCCGGTCTCCGTCTAAACTATCGGAAATCGAGCTTATATGGAGTTGGTGTGGCGATGGAAGAAACTGAAGGTATGGCAGCTGAGATTAGATGCCAAGCTGGCGTCTTTCCTTTTGTGTATCTTGGAATCAAAGTTGGAGCAAACATGAATAAATTTTCAAACTGGTCCCCGGTTATCGACGCATTTGAAGCGCGCCTCTCACAAtggaaagctaacactctttcagTGGGTGGGAGATTAACGCTTATCAAAAGTGTATTGGATAACTTACCAACGTATTACTTTTCACTATTCAAAGCACCGAAATCGGTAATAGATAGACTGGACCAGCTGAGACGCAACTTCTTTTGGAGAGGCACAAGTGAAAAATCCAAAATGGCATGGGTGAAATGGCAAACTGTGATATTGC
This is a stretch of genomic DNA from Helianthus annuus cultivar XRQ/B chromosome 16, HanXRQr2.0-SUNRISE, whole genome shotgun sequence. It encodes these proteins:
- the LOC110931974 gene encoding uncharacterized protein LOC110931974, producing MEAFSSFVTSASEMGLIRGIPIPNGGPSVSHLIFADDVLIAGEWLQSNARNIRRIMHYFALVSGLRLNYRKSSLYGVGVAMEETEGMAAEIRCQAGVFPFVYLGIKVGANMNKFSNWSPVIDAFEARLSQWKANTLSVGGRLTLIKSVLDNLPTYYFSLFKAPKSVIDRLDQLRRNFFWRGTSEKSKMAWVKWQTVILPWEHGGLGLGSLMDFNRSLLSKWCWRFKSEPNRLWRRVVQGLHHSSRKWEFLPLKAGRLGVWCNINKEEEMAKANAIENCSGPGEEECLMRRTLAAHLDYIYTKKHQP